Proteins encoded together in one Lathamus discolor isolate bLatDis1 chromosome 3, bLatDis1.hap1, whole genome shotgun sequence window:
- the TNFSF4 gene encoding tumor necrosis factor ligand superfamily member 4, whose translation MEGQTNVQPRNQNQMDQERKPAENEWKSWQRGHVRNTLHLVSATAQWILLLACLIYLAIGSLQPSTPWSHLHLDKLPWTHIRYSGESIKGVAMNFTAHVGTIQIKNGSIMISCDGLYLVSLKGFIFFADLEEGDLRKLTLQKTDRRTSRALWEQTVQKRDNTVNLTTVLFLFEKDYITLWTNSSATIVDLSFSLVLQSPFNCSHLQS comes from the exons ATGGAAGGGCAGACAAATGTACAGCCgagaaaccaaaaccagatgGATCAGGAAAGGAAGCCTGCAGAGAATGAGTGGAAGAGTTGGCAAAGAGGGCACGTTAGGAACACGTTACACCTTGTGTCTGCGACTGCTCAGTGGATTTTACTGCTAGCCTGCTTGATTTACCTTGCTATAGGTTCTCTGCAACCCTCAACG ccttGGAGTCACCTTCACTTGGACAAACTGCCGTGGACCCACATCCGGTACTCAG GAGAAAGCATCAAAGGAGTAGCCATGAATTTCACTGCTCACGTAGGCACTATTCAGATCAAAAATGGTTCCATCATGATCAGCTGTGACGGCCTCTACTTAGTGTCCTTGAAGGGCTTTATCTTTTTTGCTGACTTGGAAGAGGGGGACTTGCGGAAGCTGACACTACAGAAGACAGACAGGAGAACCAGCAGGGCCCTCTGGGAGCAAACGGTACAGAAAAGGGACAATACAGTAAATCTCACCACGGTGCTCTTCTTGTTTGAGAAAGATTACATCACCCTGTGGACCAACTCCAGCGCCACCATTGTGGATTTGTCATTTAGCCTTGTGTTACAAAGTCCCTTCAATTGCTCTCATCTTCAATCATAG